The nucleotide sequence TTGGGAACTCCCCGCTTTTAAAGTAGTCGTCACTTGTTTTGCATAGACAGCACGTCGCTAAATATTGAGCTAATGATTTATTGtagttaaaagtaaattaaacaataaatgtcTATATTGCGTTTTAATTATGGGCTCCTTATCAAACGccgatttatataaaaaaatatttgacgcATACAAAAAATGTTATCCGGGTCCAAGAAGATAGTAATAAGCTAAacagatttgtatttttacgtACAAATACCTaacttaggtttttttttttattgatatttatatGTTAGTTTCGGCTCATACAATAGAATAACCATTGACATCAGCCGTAAGGTGCATAAGATGTCGATGACAATCAAGCAAAATTTCCAATTTCTCAGTCGATGAAATTTTGCTTGATTGTCATGGGGCTCCATACAAACAACTTGCTTCATTTCCTACACTACTACGCCACTgataataatcaaattaaacatGTCAAGAATGCCAGCCCAAGTGTACTCCTACACTCTGCGCCGGTtgcctatattttttaaaaaaggtttttaaagATATATAGCGCCACGTGCATCAATcgcaaattgagatttttaatCGGTTATCAGGAGTTGAAACATTAATAATCAGTTAAAAAACCTCACTGCTTTGTAAGAACCAATGACCACTGAATACAtggtcacaatacaagtaacaagtatattatatgtagtatattacttgtattgtgacatGGTCATCCTCCATTAACTACTATACCTACTCAGTCGCACaaaatctggtcctcaaatgtatTACTTACTgcacatttgagggccagattttttgccgctcagtatattttaagTAAAGGCAGTAAAGGATATATAAGGGGAATGTAATGTAAGTGGTAGATCTTACATCAATATTGATGACTTTGTTATGGATTTGACAATGACAACTTATTATTACTAATAATACGTTAAGTTACTTCTTCGAAGAAGATAATCTACCTACGGAGATAGTCTACCTACATCATATGAAGgatgacaaataaatactttctaTTGTAGGTAGGagttattttctaatttaaaaatgtcaaattaattaCCAACtgcttaacaaaaaataatacccgATCAATCACTGATTAGAAATAATCTCTGCCAAGACCTTACCTGGAAAAACTGTTCAAATGAATGGTTCGGTTCATCGTTGAGATCCTTGTGCCGTAAAACAACTTTGAAACCATTATGCTGTCCCTGCGCTCGACACCGTAATTGTAATTTACTGTGGCCTGTGAGGTCATATCTTCGTAACGCTCTGACACCAGCAAATCCGGCTCCATTCATCTGAGGATTTAGCAGAGCGAAGAATATTGCTCTTTTATAGAGAGTATTTTGGTGCATGACAAGCACCGCTTTCGACATTCCTACAGAGCGCACAGTATCAGATTGTTCTTGCCATCCTTCCACATCGTCAGCTCCGTTGAAGTCGAAAAGGTACTGTTCGCCATTCACCGTGTTTGAAGAACTGTCAAAAGAATTGGCACGATAAATATACATCATTATTATAGGAACTGGATTTGATAAAACAAAGTTATCAGCTTTTCCAAAACGGCGGAGGAAATGCGAGGCGGAAGTGTTGACgatatagtacattactgcagagactTATCATAATCCTCATCACCATCACTaacaatcattatcatcatcattaccatcaaTCATGGTCActatcatcaacatcatcctcaccatcatcatcatcacaatcaccgtcattatcattatcaccaacattatttttgagaaaaccACTATACAAGCTTCGAACAGTAATCGCCATCCTGGCCTCCTATCAATGCCTCCAAAATGTATCTCTGGCGGTTCGGCTATCAAACTTCTACTCGTTCAGAATGGCGACTGCTGCtctgtattttcatttttttttaaataatagacGTCGGTTTTTTTGAGTAGCTAGAAATTTTCAGAACAGCCTCGTAACTATGTGCTTCAAATCAACGATAAGTTAtcgtagttttaaaataaaatgtctatAATAAGTATGTCGTTGACAACCATGGACACCTTACTCTGGTTTCCATGATAAAATGTCTTATCTACAACCTT is from Choristoneura fumiferana chromosome 3, NRCan_CFum_1, whole genome shotgun sequence and encodes:
- the LOC141426554 gene encoding uncharacterized protein isoform X1, which produces MKLAMCLLILTSRKVVSENRYVTESSSSNTVNGEQYLFDFNGADDVEGWQEQSDTVRSVGMSKAVLVMHQNTLYKRAIFFALLNPQMNGAGFAGVRALRRYDLTGHSKLQLRCRAQGQHNGFKVVLRHKDLNDEPNHSFEQFFQGPKDEFAVRDLAFSEFKAYYRGKRVSNETLDISQISSIGIQMYGGVYQPVKQKGPATLEIDWIKAV
- the LOC141426554 gene encoding uncharacterized protein isoform X3; this encodes MSTLDNNTTIQCSSNTVNGEQYLFDFNGADDVEGWQEQSDTVRSVGMSKAVLVMHQNTLYKRAIFFALLNPQMNGAGFAGVRALRRYDLTGHSKLQLRCRAQGQHNGFKVVLRHKDLNDEPNHSFEQFFQGPKDEFAVRDLAFSEFKAYYRGKRVSNETLDISQISSIGIQMYGGVYQPVKQKGPATLEIDWIKAV
- the LOC141426554 gene encoding uncharacterized protein isoform X2, whose amino-acid sequence is MKLAMCLLILTSRKVVSENSSSNTVNGEQYLFDFNGADDVEGWQEQSDTVRSVGMSKAVLVMHQNTLYKRAIFFALLNPQMNGAGFAGVRALRRYDLTGHSKLQLRCRAQGQHNGFKVVLRHKDLNDEPNHSFEQFFQGPKDEFAVRDLAFSEFKAYYRGKRVSNETLDISQISSIGIQMYGGVYQPVKQKGPATLEIDWIKAV